From the genome of Dickeya aquatica, one region includes:
- the dcd gene encoding dCTP deaminase, translated as MRLCDRDIEAWLDDGRLTITPRPPIERINGATVDVRLGNQFRVFSGHTAPFIDLSGPKDEVSAALDRVMSDEIKLAENEAFFLHPGELALAVTLESVTLPDDLVGWLDGRSSLARLGLMVHVTAHRIDPGWQGCIVLEFYNSGKLPLALRPGMIIGALSFEPLSGPAARPYNRREDAKYKDQQGAVASRIDKD; from the coding sequence ATGAGACTGTGTGACCGCGATATTGAAGCCTGGCTGGATGATGGGCGGCTGACGATTACACCCCGCCCACCGATTGAGCGCATTAATGGTGCGACGGTGGATGTGCGGCTGGGTAATCAATTTCGGGTGTTTAGTGGTCATACGGCACCGTTTATTGACCTCAGCGGGCCGAAAGATGAAGTCAGTGCTGCGCTGGATCGCGTCATGAGTGACGAAATCAAGCTGGCAGAAAATGAGGCCTTTTTCCTGCACCCTGGAGAACTGGCACTGGCCGTGACGCTGGAGTCGGTGACGTTGCCGGATGACCTCGTCGGCTGGCTCGATGGGCGCTCGTCGCTGGCCCGCCTGGGCCTGATGGTGCATGTCACGGCGCATCGTATTGACCCAGGCTGGCAGGGGTGCATCGTGCTGGAGTTTTATAATTCCGGCAAGCTGCCGCTGGCGCTGCGCCCTGGCATGATAATCGGCGCACTGAGTTTTGAGCCGCTCTCCGGCCCGGCGGCTCGTCCTTATAATCGCCGTGAGGATGCCAAGTACAAAGACCAGCAAGGTGCGGTAGCAAGCCGGATTGACAAA
- the metG gene encoding methionine--tRNA ligase produces the protein MTQVAKKILVTCALPYANGPIHLGHMLEHIQADIWVRYQRMRGHQVHFICADDAHGTPIMLKAQQMGLEPEQMIAAVSQEHQQDFAGFNISYDNYHSTHSEENRELSGLIYRRLKENGFIKNRTISQLFDPEKSMFLPDRFVKGTCPKCKTPDQYGDNCEVCGATYSPTELIEPKSAVSGATPVMRESEHFFFDLPAFSDMLQSWTRSGALQEQVANKMQEWFDAGLQQWDITRDAPYFGFEVPDAPGKYFYVWLDAPIGYMGSFKNLCDKRGDLSFDEFWRKDASTELYHFIGKDIVYFHSLFWPAMLEGSGFRKPTNLFVHGYVTVNGAKMSKSRGTFIKADTYLKHLDADCLRYYYAAKLSSRIDDIDLNLEDFVQRVNADIVNKLVNLASRNAGFINKRFDGKLADSLADSALYQTFIDAAQTIAEAYGSRESGKAIREIMALADLANRYVDEQAPWVVAKQEGRDADLQAICSMGIHLFRVLMTYLKPVLPSLAERAEAFLRTELCWDSLAQPLLNHQVGTFKALFNRIDIAQIQGMVASSKEDAAAAAKPVSGPLADNPIQDTIDFADFDKVDMRVALIQKAELVDGSDKLLRLTLDLGGQTRQVFSGIRAAYPDPAALEGRLTVLVANLAPRKMRFGVSEGMVMAAGPGGKDIFLLSPDSGAQPGMQIK, from the coding sequence ATGACTCAAGTCGCAAAGAAAATTTTGGTAACGTGCGCGCTGCCGTATGCTAACGGCCCGATTCACTTAGGCCACATGCTTGAACACATTCAGGCAGATATTTGGGTTCGTTACCAGCGAATGCGCGGCCATCAGGTGCATTTCATCTGTGCAGATGACGCCCACGGTACGCCTATCATGCTCAAGGCACAGCAAATGGGGCTGGAACCAGAGCAGATGATTGCGGCGGTGAGTCAGGAACACCAGCAGGATTTCGCCGGTTTTAACATTAGCTATGACAACTATCACTCCACACACAGTGAGGAGAACCGGGAGCTGTCAGGGCTGATTTACCGTCGTCTGAAGGAGAACGGTTTTATCAAAAACCGTACCATTTCACAGCTGTTCGACCCGGAAAAGAGCATGTTCCTGCCGGATCGCTTTGTAAAAGGCACCTGCCCGAAATGTAAAACCCCGGACCAGTATGGCGATAACTGCGAGGTGTGTGGCGCAACCTACAGCCCGACCGAGCTTATCGAGCCGAAATCAGCGGTCTCTGGTGCCACTCCGGTGATGCGTGAGTCCGAGCACTTTTTCTTCGACCTGCCGGCATTTAGCGACATGCTGCAAAGCTGGACTCGCTCCGGCGCATTGCAGGAGCAGGTGGCCAACAAGATGCAGGAGTGGTTCGACGCCGGTCTTCAGCAGTGGGATATCACCCGTGATGCACCCTATTTCGGCTTTGAAGTGCCGGATGCGCCGGGTAAATATTTTTACGTCTGGCTGGATGCGCCGATAGGTTACATGGGGTCGTTCAAGAACCTGTGCGATAAACGTGGCGACCTCAGTTTTGACGAATTCTGGCGCAAAGACGCCAGCACTGAGTTGTATCATTTCATCGGTAAAGATATCGTCTACTTCCACAGCCTGTTCTGGCCTGCGATGCTGGAAGGCAGCGGTTTTCGCAAACCCACCAACCTGTTTGTACACGGCTATGTGACAGTCAACGGCGCGAAAATGTCAAAATCTCGCGGCACCTTCATCAAGGCTGACACCTATCTGAAACATCTTGATGCCGATTGCCTGCGTTATTACTACGCGGCCAAGCTCTCGTCACGCATTGATGATATCGACCTGAATCTGGAAGATTTCGTGCAGCGCGTCAACGCCGATATCGTCAATAAACTGGTTAATCTGGCCTCGCGCAACGCCGGGTTTATCAACAAGCGTTTTGACGGCAAACTGGCGGACTCACTGGCCGACAGCGCGTTGTATCAGACCTTTATCGATGCGGCACAAACCATCGCCGAGGCCTATGGCAGCCGTGAATCCGGCAAGGCGATTCGTGAAATCATGGCGCTGGCCGATCTCGCTAACCGCTATGTGGATGAACAAGCCCCGTGGGTCGTCGCCAAACAGGAAGGCCGTGATGCTGACCTGCAAGCCATCTGCTCGATGGGCATCCACCTGTTCCGCGTACTGATGACTTACCTCAAACCGGTATTGCCGTCGCTGGCAGAACGGGCCGAAGCCTTCCTGCGCACCGAGCTTTGCTGGGACTCGCTGGCACAGCCGTTGCTAAACCATCAGGTCGGTACGTTTAAAGCGCTGTTTAACCGCATCGACATCGCACAGATTCAGGGCATGGTGGCATCGTCCAAAGAAGACGCGGCCGCGGCAGCTAAACCAGTATCCGGCCCGCTGGCTGACAACCCGATTCAGGACACCATCGACTTTGCCGATTTCGACAAAGTCGATATGCGCGTTGCCTTGATCCAGAAAGCCGAACTGGTGGACGGTTCAGACAAGCTGCTGCGCCTGACGCTGGATTTGGGCGGACAGACCCGTCAGGTGTTCTCCGGCATCCGTGCCGCCTACCCGGACCCGGCGGCGCTGGAAGGCCGCCTCACGGTACTGGTGGCAAACCTTGCGCCGCGCAAAATGCGCTTTGGCGTGTCTGAAGGGATGGTGATGGCCGCTGGCCCCGGCGGCAAAGACATCTTCCTGTTAAGCCCTGACAGCGGCGCTCAGCCGGGGATGCAAATTAAGTAA
- the udk gene encoding uridine kinase, whose protein sequence is MTDKSRQCVIIGIAGASASGKSLIASTLYRELRDQVGDEHIGVIPEDSYYKDQSHLTMEERVKTNYDHPSAMDHSLLLQHLQMLKAGQSISLPQYSYVEHTRLQETVQLAAKKVIILEGILLLTDARLRGEMNFSIFVDTPLDICLMRRMRRDVNERGRSMDSVMEQYKKTVRPMFLQFIEPSKQYADIIVPRGGKNRIAIDILKAKISQFFE, encoded by the coding sequence ATGACTGATAAGTCTCGCCAGTGTGTCATCATCGGAATTGCCGGTGCGTCTGCCTCAGGGAAAAGTCTCATTGCCAGTACGCTCTACCGCGAGTTACGCGATCAGGTCGGTGATGAACACATTGGTGTCATTCCTGAAGACAGCTACTACAAGGATCAATCGCACCTGACCATGGAAGAGCGGGTCAAAACCAACTATGACCACCCCAGCGCCATGGATCATAGCCTGTTGCTACAACATCTTCAGATGCTCAAAGCCGGTCAGTCGATATCATTGCCACAGTACAGTTATGTTGAACACACCCGCCTGCAGGAAACGGTGCAACTGGCGGCGAAAAAAGTGATCATTCTGGAGGGGATTTTGTTACTGACCGACGCCCGGTTACGTGGCGAAATGAACTTCTCGATTTTTGTTGATACCCCGCTCGATATTTGTTTGATGCGCCGTATGCGCCGTGACGTTAATGAGCGTGGCCGTTCTATGGATTCTGTCATGGAGCAGTACAAAAAAACGGTACGGCCGATGTTTTTGCAGTTTATTGAGCCTTCCAAGCAGTATGCCGACATTATTGTGCCGCGAGGTGGGAAAAACCGTATCGCCATCGACATATTGAAGGCGAAGATCAGCCAGTTCTTTGAGTAA
- the apbC gene encoding iron-sulfur cluster carrier protein ApbC, with the protein MNDKLPAQNPEMLRAMVNGVLSSFKHPTLKNNLTALNALHHCALLDGVLHIELTMPFAWLSGLADLKDTVSEELLRLSGAHEVAWRLTHQIATLRRVNNQAGINGVKNIVAVSSGKGGVGKSSTAVNLALALAAEGASVGILDADIYGPSIPTMLGAANERPTSPDGQHMAPIMAHGLATNSIGYLVTDDNAMVWRGPMASKALLQLLQDTLWPELDYLVLDMPPGTGDIQLTLAQNVPVTGAVVVTTPQDIALVDAMKGIVMFEKVKVPVLGIVENMSVHICSNCGHLEPIFGTGGAQKLAEKYQCSLLGQLPLHISLREDLDRGEPTVISQPDSEFTQLYRELAGRVAAQLYWQGEVIPTEIAFRAL; encoded by the coding sequence ATGAACGATAAACTCCCTGCGCAGAACCCCGAGATGTTGCGCGCCATGGTGAATGGTGTGCTGTCCTCTTTTAAACACCCGACGTTAAAGAATAACCTGACGGCGCTCAATGCATTGCATCACTGCGCGTTACTGGATGGTGTGTTGCATATTGAGCTGACCATGCCGTTTGCCTGGCTCAGTGGACTTGCTGATTTAAAAGACACGGTGAGCGAGGAACTGCTGCGCCTGTCTGGTGCTCATGAGGTGGCGTGGCGCTTAACCCATCAGATTGCCACGCTGCGCCGTGTCAACAATCAGGCGGGTATCAACGGTGTCAAAAATATTGTTGCGGTGAGTTCGGGTAAAGGCGGTGTGGGTAAATCCAGTACGGCCGTTAATCTGGCGCTGGCGCTGGCGGCAGAGGGTGCCAGTGTGGGCATTTTGGATGCGGATATTTACGGCCCGTCCATTCCGACGATGCTGGGTGCGGCCAATGAGCGGCCGACGTCACCCGATGGGCAGCATATGGCACCGATTATGGCGCACGGTCTTGCCACCAACTCTATCGGTTATCTGGTGACTGACGATAATGCGATGGTGTGGCGTGGGCCGATGGCCAGCAAGGCACTGCTACAGCTACTACAAGATACCTTATGGCCAGAGCTGGATTATCTGGTACTGGACATGCCGCCGGGCACCGGGGACATTCAACTGACGCTGGCGCAAAACGTACCGGTCACCGGCGCGGTGGTCGTCACCACGCCGCAGGATATTGCGCTGGTGGATGCGATGAAAGGCATCGTGATGTTTGAGAAGGTAAAAGTGCCGGTGCTGGGTATTGTCGAGAACATGAGTGTGCATATTTGTAGCAACTGCGGTCATCTGGAGCCGATTTTCGGTACCGGTGGTGCGCAGAAACTGGCGGAAAAATACCAGTGTTCGCTGTTAGGGCAGTTGCCGTTGCACATCTCATTACGTGAAGACCTCGATCGCGGTGAACCGACGGTCATCAGCCAGCCGGACAGCGAGTTCACTCAACTGTACCGCGAGCTGGCAGGCCGGGTTGCGGCCCAGCTCTACTGGCAGGGTGAGGTGATCCCGACAGAAATCGCGTTTCGCGCATTGTAA